In a genomic window of Amblyomma americanum isolate KBUSLIRL-KWMA chromosome 4, ASM5285725v1, whole genome shotgun sequence:
- the LOC144129955 gene encoding uncharacterized protein LOC144129955 — protein sequence MVDVAGKPDSVRIATASGRVLLGKHVYDLVKTNNMKKGDVLTVAQLAGIGAAKLTSQLIPLCHPVALTKVDVKLTLLESTYEVLIESYAKCTGKTGVEMEALSAATVAALTVYDMCKAVSRDLKITDIQLTSKTGGTRGDFHRA from the coding sequence ATGGTTGATGTTGCGGGAAAACCTGATTCTGTGCGAATAGCGACTGCATCTGGGCGCGTACTGCTCGGAAAACACGTCTACGACCTGGTAAAAACCAATAACATGAAGAAAGGCGATGTCCTGACCGTAGCTCAGCTTGCCGGCATTGGTGCGGCCAAGCTCACGTCCCAGCTGATTCCACTCTGTCACCCAGTGGCTCTGACTAAAGTGGACGTCAAGTTGACACTTTTGGAAAGCACATACGAAGTGCTGATTGAAAGTTACGCCAAGTGCACGGGAAAAACTGGCGTTGAGATGGAAGCGCTGAGCGCTGCGACCGTCGCGGCCTTAACTGTCTACGATATGTGCAAAGCAGTCAGCCGAGACTTGAAAATCACCGACATTCAGCTGACCTCAAAGACTGGCGGAACAAGAGGAGACTTCCATCGTGCATAA